A stretch of Besnoitia besnoiti strain Bb-Ger1 chromosome V, whole genome shotgun sequence DNA encodes these proteins:
- a CDS encoding putative ER lumen protein retaining receptor (encoded by transcript BESB_062430) has translation MPLRAPLRVQRIFAQPSPPPPPPPPPPPPALPGAFLSVFRDNWDKMQPTYGYAYDPRTPAGMYGGAPAGVVGYRGNLGEQAATGFQAPQPGVFPAEHSAHPHMGGANQTYARAAGGPQAAFGSAGMEPPSAPTPSPSYQVPSGLSFSLKDFCRVVRDREKLALWLSTHRGSLQAWTGFLVVVVIVYHLFSDGDFSFLMTLSSLISMFSFLMVVFKIETNKSVAGVSLKMIECYVILIFARLCSIIPFEGYLPYDRSGDWLYQTVEALSFLLAGTTVYLCRSRYASTYDANADTMNHLFLIGPAALLALLFHPSLNAFMPADFAWTFALYLEAVAVLPQLFMFQKQGKVEPFTTHFLAAQALSQVFSFIFWVSSYSELNGPQNSIKSYVGHWVIGMQVMQLVVMGDFIYHYIRCLTRGVPVQYLLSENV, from the exons ATGCCTTTGCGTGCCCCtctgcgcgtgcagcggaTTTTCGCCcagccctccccccccccccccccccccccccccccccccccccccgccctccccggTGCCTTCTTGTCAGTTTTTCGCGATAACTGGGACAAAATGCAGCCGACTTACGGCTACGCGTACGACCCCCGCACGCCGGCGGGCATGTATGGGGGAGCGCCTGCCGGCGTGGTAGGCTACAGAGGCAACCTCGGCGAGCAGGCCGCCACTGGTTTccaagcgccgcagccaggaGTGTTCCCTGCGGAGCACTCCGCGCATCCGCACATGGGCGGCGCTAACCAGACCTACGCCagagcggcgggcggcccTCAGGCCGCCTTCGGATCCGCAG GAATGGAGCCCCCTtctgcgccgacgccttctccgtcgtATCAAGTTCCCTCGGGCTTAAGTTTTTCCTTGAAGGATTTTTGCCGCGTCGTCCGTGACCGCGAAAAGCTCGCGCTCTGGCTGTCGACTCACCGCGGATCTCTCCAG GCGTGGACCGGGTTCTTGGTCGTCGTGGTGATTGTGTATCACCTCTtcagcgacggcgacttTAGTTTTTTGATGACGCTGAGTTCGCTCATCTCTATGTTTTCCTTCCTCATGGTGGTTTTTAAAATCGAGACAAACAAGAgcgtcgccggcgtgtcTCTGAAAATGATTGAGTGCTACGTCATCCTCATCTTCGCCCGTCTCTGCTCCATCATTCCCTTCGAAGG TTACCTTCCGTACGACCGCAGTGGAGACTGGCTGTACCAGACGGTGGAGGCGCTGtccttccttctcgccggcaCAACGGTCTATCTTTGTCGCAGCCGCTACGCAAGCACCTACGACGCGAACGCAGACACAATGAACCATCTGTTTCTCATCGGACCCGCCGCGCTCCTTGCGCTCCTTTTCCATCCTTCACTGAACGCCTTCATGCCTGCCGAT TTTGCGTGGACTTTCGCGCTCTACCTCGAGGCCGTGGCTGTTCTGCCGCAGCTCTTCATGTTTCAGAAGCAG GGCAAGGTGGAGCCCTTCACGACTCACTTCCTCGCTGCACAGGCGCTCTCGCAG GTTTTCTCCTTCATCTTTTGGGTCTCGTCTTACTCGGAGCTCAACGGGCCACAGAACTCG ATCAAGTCCTACGTCGGGCACTGGGTTATCGGCATGCAGGTGATGCAGTTGGTGGTCATGGGAGACTTCATCTACCATTATATTCGCTG CTTGACCAGAGGCGTGCCGGTTCAGTATCTGCTGAGCGAGAACGTCTAA
- a CDS encoding hypothetical protein (encoded by transcript BESB_062420), which produces MMQTATAYCGVPRPPASPRHDAFPALPFPPPKSVFSLLQPHRHATATVSQSSSSSSSLAFPPLSHGVAPTVHPGREAPDCVFPLWQHSSSALVLSTADGAFPLTATLSLSAFRAPPSGLLHAAVEGEAGRAQVEEVSSEDEAATYGRESLCRAREDAADGGGHPDGAEGERVALEPTRRPRPGFPGGERRGEGGAGGQRGAEAGGAATAEGEAGGRRQSGASPRLSGSPTPGSTRQSSRLLSPAEVSRLLLQQYPPPPSRPHPSAPESRETDEEEPEKATKRRGAPEGELRHAEKGRLPLPADEDAEEGNKSPQRQKSLSVASTRATALSWSAPHSRQLSRATSSSIPYGGQEEEERGSERRLSRVPGPAASMASPLRPLPARQPAYPHSPAFTRLLARAPSMNRLSGSPDHAAVSPEPTQESGGRFFAADRERKTLRALSRTDLAPPALPAPRLGLEARAPESDSRRAQRRAGGREALQEAREEKDANDPFAGLWSFFSFAGSTRSQAAPDSCGKARARKRRSGEKEVDAWGVELECIEEESPSREPAHSPHTLARRRRSSMSTSAPPSSAEPSSLASLGPPSRTASREAGASAQRSRLGGAASRGQSAPPLGAVAEEPAGAEPRPSSRLGDLGVTRRTARRVVPSPTESRSLRGFADQVASLHSLAQSEEEAARRLQDALASSSPAADGSLSPSSSAAPLQRAAIVLGLEAGVDGDEDAVFHSTKRGSAPASLAHPLSPRSRGAVTEGARGDSGVSSSTRASSGGLSRAQEARGETEELKRQNSHKAFFSTDAERGGRQASALCAFSDADAKSRKSASPVGRGGSVCSAIPVGALEGRRRRRRLASPRDFPPPTFERILFGLPSEGEQEEEAGGGRRGGGQTEGEEAPRTRAARRRRPKASAPVFGEDAAGTPRMRCKTTEKPAAAAASTTPAPLSGFSLLPSFLSNLLASSAGEEPGTTGGGGVGARAKGRGRQTEGDGARGTTSTHESAEYVDLSHANISYFLSLRDETSEATSSSSRESSPAPVMTRLWMRSSRPSPGATRSKSLRAFLEASHVERPPQALAAESPARPGEPSLRAGASRPLEGHQRLDELPHARSSAGAATAPRRASPDLETQGGFRSPHAAGYGYEGEGVGGGLSLSSHAAARDRDRHGATDTCQRRFDKPGEQRSPLLSRSFQGACEKEDAVSTRSDERRASSAPSPVSSTSGSLILDTDPESRPHRSHERFRISPPEQKSLRCVSATRARSPRQRDDAEPQSRHLAYASLLEELRRRKQRATGPARSRRRESAASFDEGAQEVEAARVAQRRRERQRRGADTGSTPRDFLLSVTRRLPSPVRPLSPTRGLGERAATQEEHEEEGLLFARQSTSSDAALSPSSLGAAERAAGVRRDAGLQVAPSRRRLPRKERRGNASSCDYVPPHSLFIPPLRTSVLEAKRSFREKIRRSARGEPLNASLSSGLGNYADFDDEEDGSQSVRKDRDHLDSLFDLPFASSPTRQRLQDTVNRYALFKLFDDEALSFSRVSDLDSRYEAGAASSALSRDVDCAESETRSLGTPPPGKFKRREVSRALLEQLGAATPAAVLDSACERTGAQGPFACAPAALWDPAAGRGELRAEENAEAPERESRAEEEGNATARRQALFSPGSASRASSGASSRRSSVVASVRRSPRMREETRDGRSEKERTRGEWTKPEGVPHLPLDALPVQLGERRGRARDDRKASRDPRRKEGRKLRDRYRGARKTPEEKEARGKRQERSREKSKRKKEPRKRSDEAESAAACSWRERKNADNLRASRRAAWSPDSASSASLSTASSQLSSFCSSSPSPVLSSSASSLVSSPSSSSAPTSRETGRRRSPPREKRRASPQARSSSARLSSFSSRSCSPLSPNPQRTSGYRSQKRGATRSRRLRHAAKKEACEAVKLAEEKRCDMSRGSHSAARRKARRWREEEDNLSFAVRRLLAQVGREKAKDPRAANAAGERPQAYLQAARQALLRHQRDIETQREEVRFLTERRRPRAGRMSDGEDSAADARPPCLPAEARTRWTRPQSVQSEAKEEPEETESLADLGEAIRFLTGQARMREGREGGTDSDDGEADRDLNRSGGEAPRAGRPEAAREARRRGDLVRYAHERGFAAAHAQREKKRASHATLTVGARASHSSTAARDAKDLVDTARTFDGERHFAGSLIAERRRTSSRLAFGDEDTSSEEGARERRRREPQRPARDALVSTEPFAPASSSSEGEEDIPSAFNVLWRDGRHSGRSSCRDTKISGSQMRYKLRMPA; this is translated from the exons TTCCGgggggcgagaggcgaggcgagggaggagcCGGGGGACAgaggggcgcggaggcaggaggcgccgcgacagccgagggcgaagcggGGGGAAGGAGGCAATCAGGAGCCTCACCCCGTCTCTCTGGATCGCCCACTCCGG GCAGCACGCGGCAGTCTTCTCGCCTACTCTCGCCGGCTGAGGTGTCCAGACTCCTGCTCCAGCAGtatcctccgccgccttcgcggcctcacCCCAGTGCGCCAGAGAGTCGCGaaacagacgaagaagagcctGAGAAGGCGACaaagaggcgaggcgcaccAGAAGGGGAGCTGCGTCACGCAGAAAAagggcgtctgcctctgcccgctgacgaggacgcggaggagggcaaCAAATCTCCGCAGCGCCAAAAGAGTTTGTCTGTGGCGagcacgcgcgcgacagctcTCTCCTGGAGTGCGCCGCATTCGCGCCAGCTGTCGCGAGCGACGTCCTCGTCGATTCCGTATGGAGgacaagaagaggaagagagagggagcgagCGGCGTCTTTCGCGCGTGCCGgggcctgccgcctccatggcgtcgccgctgcggccgctcccTGCGCGTCAACCCGCCTATCCGCACTCGCCTGCCTTTACGCGGCTGCTGGCACGCGCCCCGTCGATGAATCGGCTCTCGGGGTCTCCAGACCAcgccgctgtctcccccGAGCCCACTcaagagagcggaggccgaTTTTTCGCGGCCGATCGCGAGCGGAAGACACTCCGTGCACTGTCGCGGACGGACCTtgcgcctcccgcgctccccgcgccgcggctggggctggaagcgcgtgcgccggagagcgactcgaggagggcgcagagacgggcgggcgggcgcgaggcgctgcaggaggcgcgagaggaaaagGACGCCAATGACCCCTTTGCAGGCCTGTGGagtttcttctccttcgcgggcTCGACTCGCtcccaggcggcgccggattCATGcgggaaggcgcgggcgcggaagcggaggagcggTGAAAAGGAAGTCGACGCCTGGGGCGTGGAGTTGGAGTGCATCGAGGAGGAGAGCCCGAGTCGCGAGCCGGCGCACTCTCCTCACACGcttgctcgccgccgccgatcCTCGATGTCAACGTCCGCACCGCCAAGCTCCGCGGAACCGagctcgctggcgtcgctcggcccgccctcgcgcacTGCGTCTCGGGAGGCGGGAGCctccgcgcagaggagcagactcggcggcgccgcctcacgAGGGCAgagtgcgccgccgctcggcgccgtTGCCGAGgagcccgcaggcgcagagccgcgtccgtcgtcgcgcctcggGGACCTTGGAGTCACGCGGCGGACTGCACGGCGGGTCGTGCCGAGCCCAACGGAGTCGCGCTCGCTTCGGGGCTTTGCCGACCAGGTGGCCTCGCTTCACTCGCTCGCCcaaagcgaagaggaggcggcgcggcgcctccaggacgcgctcgcttcttcctccccggcggccgacggcagcctctctccgtcctcctcggcggcgcccctgcAGAGGGCCGCGATCGTGCTTGGGCTCGAGGCGGGCGtcgacggagacgaggacGCAGTGTTCCATTCGACGAAGCgaggctctgcgcctgcgagcctCGCGCATCCACTCTCTCCGCGAAGTCGGGGCGCCGTCACTGAGGGCGCGCGTGGTGacagcggcgtctcctcgagcACGCGTGCGTCGAgtggcggcctctcgcgggcgcaggaggcgaggggcgaAACGGAGGAGCTGAAGAGGCAGAATTCGCACAAGGCCTTTTTCTCCACAGACGCGGAGCGGGGCGGCCGGCAGGCCTCGGCGTTGTGTGCGTTTtcggacgcagacgcgaagagccGAAAGTCAGCCTCCCCTGTCGGGCGGGGGGGCTCCGTGTGCTCCGCTATCCCCGTGGGTGCACtcgaggggcggcggagacggcgccgtctcgcctcgccgcgcgacttcccgccgccgacgTTTGAGCGCATCCTCTTTGGGCTCcccagcgaaggcgagcaggaggaggaggctgggggtgggcggcggggcggggggcagactgaaggcgaggaggcgccgcgcactcgcgcggcgcggcggcggagaccgaaggcctctgcgcctgtgtttggcgaggacgccgccggcACACCGCGCATGCGGTGCAAGACGACGGAAAAgcctgccgcggcagccgcctcgacgacgcctgcgccgctctcggggttctcgctgctgccctccTTTCTGTCGAATCTGTTGGCGagctccgcaggcgaggagccgGGGACGactggcggcgggggggtgggcgcgagggcgaagggtCGCGGCCGGCagacggagggcgacggggcGAGGGGGACGACCTCGACGCACGAATCGGCAGAGTACGTGGATCTGTCGCACGCCAACATATCTTATTTTCTGTCGCTGCGTGACGAGACCAGCGAGGCTACCtcgagctcgtcgcgcgAGTCATCGCCTGCGCCAGTCATGACGCGCCTGTGGATGAGGAGCTCGCGCCCGAGCCccggcgcgacgcggtccaagagtctccgcgccttcctcgaggcAAGCCACgtcgagaggccgccgcaggccctcgcggcggagtCCCCCGCGCGCCCCGGCGAGCccagtctccgcgccggcgcgtcgcgccctctGGAGGGGCACCAGAGGCTCGACGAGCTCCCTCACGCACGCAGttccgctggcgccgcgacagcgccgcgacgtGCCTCTCCCGACTTGGAGACGCAGGGTGGCTTCCGGTCACCTCACGCCGCAGGCTACGGCtacgagggcgagggggtCGGGGGAGGCTTGTCGCTCAGTtcgcacgcggccgcgagagatCGCGACCGCCACGGCGCGACGGACACCTGTCAGAGGCGCTTTGACAAGCCTGGAGAGCAGCGCTCcccgcttctctctcgcagctTTCAGGGGGCctgcgagaaggaggacgcaGTTTCGACTCGCagcgacgagcgccgcgcgagttCTGCGCCCTCACCCGTCTCCTCGACGTCGGGCTCTCTGATCCTGGACACCGACCCTGAATCGAGGCCACATCGCTCCCACGAGCGGTTCCGCATTTCGCCTCCGGAGCAAAAGTCTCTACGCTGCgtcagcgcgacgcgcgcgcggtcgccgaggcagcgcgacgacgcagagccgcagTCTCGCCATCTCGCCTATGCGTCGCTcctggaggagctgcgcagacgcaagCAGCGCGCGACAGGTCCcgcccgctcgcggcgcagggagagcgccgcgagcttcgacgaaggcgcgcaggaggtTGAAGCTGCGCGggtcgcgcagcggcggcgggaacGACAGCGACGGGGGGCGGACACCGGCAGCACGCCGCGAGACTTCCTGTTGAGCgtcacgcggcgcctgccgtcgcctgtGAGGCCGCTGAGCCCGACGCGAGGGCTgggcgagcgcgcagcgacTCAGGAAGAgcacgaagaggaggggCTTCTTTTCGCTCGCCAGTCGACGTCCTCGGATGcagcgctgtcgccctcgtctctaggcgccgctgagcgcgcggcgggcgtgcggcgagacgccgggTTGCAGGTCGCGCCctcccgcaggcggctgccgagAAAGGAGCGACGGGGAAACGCCTCGTCGTGTGACTACGTCCCGCCACACTCGCTGTTCattccgccgctgcggacgtCTGTgctcgaggcgaagcggagctTCCGCGAGAAAattcgccgcagcgcgcgcggcgagccgctgaacgcctcgctctcttcgggACTAGGCAACTACGCGGATttcgacgacgaagaagatggATCCCAGTCTGTCCG GAAGGATCGCGACCATCTCGACTCGCTCTTTGACCttcccttcgcctcctcgcccacgcgccagcgcctgcaggacACGGTCAACCGCTACGCTCTCTTCAAGCTCTTCGACGACGAAGCGCTGAGTTTTTCGCGAGTGAGCGACCTCGACAGCCGCTACGAGGCGGgtgctgcctcctcggcgctgtcgcgcgaCGTGGactgcgcggagagcgaaacCAGATCCCTCGGAACCCCCCCTCCAG GCAAGTTCAAGCGGCGCGAGGTGTCGCGGGCGCTCCTGGAACAGCTGGGCGCTGCTACGCCCGCCGCAGTCCTCGacagcgcctgcgagagaacTGGCGCGCAGGGCCCTTTCGCCTGTGCGCCAGCGGCCTTGTGGGATCCAGCGGCAGGGCGTGGAGAGCTGCGAGCCGAGGAAAATGCTgaggcgccagagagagagtcgcgagcggaggaggaaggaaacgcgacggcgaggagacaagcGTTGTTTTCACCTGgatcggcgtcgcgcgcaaGCTCCGGAGCGAGCTCGCGCCGgtcctccgtcgtcgcctctgtgcggaggtcgccgcgcatgcgtgaaGAGACTCGGGATGGGAGAAGCGAAAAAGAAAGGACACGCGGAGAGTGGACAAAACCCGAGGGTGTGCCTCACTTGCCGCTGGACGCGCTGCCGGTGCAGCTgggggagagacgcgggcgagcgcgggaCGACCGGAAGGCCTCGCGAGATCCGAGAAGGAAGGAGGGAAGGAAGTTGAGAGACAGATAtcgaggcgcgaggaagactcccgaggagaaggaagcaaGAGGCAAACGACAGGAGAGAAGTCGCGAAAAATCgaaaaggaagaaggagccacggaagcgaagcgacgaggcagagtcggcggccgcctgcagttggcgagagaggaagaacgcAGACAATCTTCGAGCGTCGCGCCGTGCGGCGTGGTCCCCTgactccgcctcctctgcgtccctctcaaccgcctcctcgcagctttcctctttctgttcctcctctccgtcgcctgtgCTGTCGTCGTCAGCCTCTTCCCTtgtctcgtctccttcgtcgtcttctgctccAACATCGCGTGAGACGGGCCGtcgccggtctccgccgcgcgagaagaggagggcgagtcCACAGGCGCGTTCGTCGTCTGCACgactctcttctttctcctctcggtcctgttcgcctctctctccgaaTCCACAGCGTACAAGTGGGTATCGCTCTcagaagcgcggcgcgactcggtcgcgccgcctgcggcatgcggcgaagaaagaggcctgcgaggcggtGAAGCTGGCGGAGGAAAAGCGCTGCGACATGAGTCGGGGCTCGCAttcagcggcgcggaggaaggctcgtcgctggcgtgaggaggaggacaACTTGAGCTTCGCAgtgcgccgccttctggcgcaggtcgggagagagaaggcgaaggatCCCAGGGCCGCGAATGCTGCTGGCGAACGCCCGCAGGCGTACTTGCAagccgcgcgccaggcgctccTGCGCCACCAGAGAGATATCGAGACACAGAGGGAAGAAGTCCGCTTCCTCACCGAACGAAGAAGACCGCGAGCAGGAAGGATGTCGGACGGCGAGGACTCTGCCGCTGACGCACGACCGCCCTGcctgcctgcagaggcgcgaacgcgctggactcgcccgcagagcgtgcagagcgaggcgaaggaggagccAGAGGAAACCGAGAGCTTAGCCGACCTGGGGGAGGCAATCCGCTTCTTGACGGGGCAGGCCCGCATGCGggaagggcgagaaggcggcacAGACtcggacgacggcgaggcggataGAGACCTGAACCGCtcaggcggagaggcgccacgcgcagggcgaccgGAGGCAGCTCGAGAGGCTCGACGCCGGGGCGATTTGGTCCGTTATGCGCATGAGAGAggcttcgctgccgcgcatgcgcagagggagaagaaacgcgctAGCCACGCCACGCTGACGGTGGGGGCACGGGCCTCGCACAGCAGCACAGCGGCGAGGGACGCGAAAGACCTCGTGGACACTGCGCGGACTTTTGACGGAGAACGGCATTTTGCCGGAAGCCTCAtcgcggagagaagacgcactTCGTCTCGCCTGGCCTTTGGGGACGAAGACACAAGCAGTGAAGAAGGCGCtcgagagcgaaggagaagagagccgcagaggccggcgcgggaCGCACTCGTGTCCACGGAGCCTTTCGCGCCTGCGTCAAGTtccagcgaaggcgaagaggacatTCCCTCCGCGTTCAATGTCCTTTGGAGAGATGGGAGGCACAGCGGCCGAAGCAGCTGTCGAGACACCAAAATCTCAGGCTCTCAAATGCGCTACAAACTGAGAATGCCTGCCTAA